aatgtaaaaaaaaattgtaaaattgaaGCTTGTTATTTCTGCAACTTAGATTCTGCGTCCACAGTCGGAAGTCCACAGTTGGCAGATGCTATGGTACAATTGGCGTTTTAAAATCAACATAAAACATACTGACAGAATCTTGCAACTGGAAACGTAGATGATGACGGGGCAGTTTGTCGTGACAAGCTTGATACTGATGGTTTAGGCTGTTTAAgattcttccacttttttcctccttataTTCAACGTCTTTTTGAGTAGAGTTTAGAGATGCTGTATAAGCGCTAAAAAAATGCATACTATAGCTTGTCAAGGTGTCGTTAACGTTGCTCCGAATTGTGAAATTCCAGGCCATCAGAGTAGGACGAATGTGGGCGCAACGGCAAGGAGTCACCACTACGTCTCACCGTTTAACACCGTTTAACcaatccaaggtacttgaaacagttcaccttgttttttCATTCGGtgcacgaattgaaccatcctctataattggtccgcactccatgtactaagtttttgatgtgttgaggtgCAATCCATATTTTCCGCAaccgatccttccaagactgtacttgtttctgaagatcacctcgagactccgacgcgagcatgacatcatcggcaaagagtagagtccacgggtgctgcttctggatttccttcgttatcgtgtccatacacagtatgaacagcaagGGTGAGAGGGGTGAACCcccctacttgtacagggaatggcctgcttgttccagcagcacatcgtacaacgctggtaggcttcgcataaagtagcttagtccaccgcacatattcttctggtactctatgcgacctcatggacatccataacagctcatgtggaacacggtcgaaagctttctcgagatagagaaaagcaagatgcacactgcggttcttctctcgatgtttctccagaaggATACGGACAGTATGGATAGCATCTGCAGTGCTGCAGTCTTTCACAAAACCgtactggttgagtgaaacgctaacaattttcttcagacgagcctccaggacacgctcaaaaaccttcatcgtatggcacagcagtcgtataggcgtGTACGAAGTGCAGTTAGCAATGTCtgctttccctttccagacaagcacggtcacggaagtttgccaaacgtctggagtccgtccttctgcaacgatcttgttaaatagagttgtgagccacacggaccctcgatctcctagcagcttccagacatcagcaggtatgtcatcaggaccggctgccttgttcgacttcatttttgcgagggcagcactgacttcgacggcagtaattggtagaacaggaccctcaacgctgggaacggttgggatgggaggatgacagaactcttcgttacacaagtgattgtagtactctcgccacctctccaggatctgaccagagcggcgcagaacggctcctccagctcccttaacgatcttgctgcgctccatatccaacgttgagcgatgacgcgctctaactaaacgatacactgcccgcacgccttctctggtatcaagcatgtcgtacacagccttgtagcggtccgacttcgccttggagactgttttcttagcctccctcttcgccgctaggtaagcaccccgatcttcaggctgacacgtcctccaccagagcttatacttggacttcttctcacaaattgccgcctgaacttcctcgttccaaaaccacgtagccttttgtacctttggcttccctagagtcgtctttcccagagtgttttctgcggtcaagcgtataacgctggaagtagacgaccacatttcctccacactacgagtagggtggggaagtgtagatggggccacggacgcgaaaaatacctcctttccgtccttcagattccaccatttgatgcgctgtgtttcagtccttggatgtctcttccttggacgggaggttttcaagtccatagcgagcagatggtgttgggcagcgacatggtctgtagggatgacttttgaatcctgcagaagtcggcgatctcctcggcgtaacatccagaaatctatttgtgtttcacgaccgccgctggtgtacgtgatcaaatgcgattttttttccgatactgcgtgttagcaatgatcaagtcacttgcaacagcatactccaggattcgcaacccgtcgtcgttacgagctccatagccgtatccaccatgacaactctcgaatccgtctttccgagaaccgacatgtccgttgaagtctccttcgattaaaagtatttcttcgctttccagggattggacgtactgctccagatcctcccaaaagcttgccttctcttcttcactacagcccgcctgtggcgcataagcagagacgactcgcaattccacttttcctgtatctacttttacagccatcaagcgatcctatagtcgatccaccgctgtgacgctatttctaaacaactcgttcaatatgataccaattgccattgcgatttgatgtgccgtggtagaccAGCTTGTGGCCATCGCTTAATTCCCttgccttggagcctttctctcctgtacacaacatatgtcaacacggcgttttctgagactgtctaccagttcacgacttcttccagtgagcgtcccaacgttaagtgttgccaagcgcactggacgttgctggcgatggcggactaacttctttggccggcttcgtcctctagccggtagccctcgcatatttgtcacattgcccgggcgaggacaatgcgcgtcgcttctggggtacgccctagcttctgaagaacacatagtagacattagcagtatgacgcgacggggatgttgtcctcggtcggcttgtcgcactagcaagctagcagcctggcaccggaatcgtcgtactacctcctcacttagctagcctgtagccttggcccaaggaccgggctactagccggacacttttgtggcatggttgaacctgccgagacgaagtctcgccaccatagcttcccgacggccagggccaccgctgcgccgctttgaggcgtgaggtaggatttgcagcagtgtTGGAGTGATGGCCTTTTATAGCTGATGGCTGCTTTTTTATCGACGGTCTTGGCGGAACAGGGAAAACTTACCTCCGTAACACCATTTGCAACTTGGCCCTAGAGCAGCGACGTCAAGCGTTGTGCGCTGCGTGGACAGGAGTCGCAGCCAATCTTCCGCTAAGTGGAGGAACGGTGATCTCAGCGTTCAAGCTCAACATGGTCGTTGTGAATGGCACATTTCTGATAAAATGtcaacaaaaaggaaatgacCCTAAGGTGAGCATTTGAAGCCCTCAATGGTTTGCTGCAAGATATTGTGCAGAACGATAGGACATGCGGCGGTAAGGTATTTATCATTGGAGGCGATTTCCGACGGGTGTTGCGTTCTTCATGGTCTTGGCAACAAGAATATGAATAAAGACTCTCGGACGCTATGTACTCGGATTTCGTTTCATTTGTGGGAGCCGTAAAAACCAGCTAGCTGTAATATCAAGAATCGGCAACCACTGGAATAAACAGCTGCCATTTCGACcacgaaaaaagcaattccCGTATGTCTTGCTTTTGCAATGACTATCAATAAAGGTAGGGACAGTCTTTCAACAAAGTGCGAGTGTATTTGCCAGAAGACGTGTTTAGTTATGGGCAATTAGGCATTCTCCCGTGTAAAAACTCCGGCCGGAATATAGGTCCAAACACCGCATGCATCGGTGAATAATATAGTGTACAATGAAGTTTTGTTATCAAAAATCCAACAATTGAGAAGCAGATCAATAACAGAAAAGTGATTAAAAAATAACTTGTCacaaattatttgaattattaaataagttttttttttcgcaaacacTAAAACTCTAAAAACTTCAGCAAAACGATTACTATGAGCAATATGAACGCAATGGAAAGAAGGAATGGAAGTATTCTATTGCTGTCGAATATTTCGAATCCTTAGTTCAAGGCGAAGATATTTTTGCACCAGAAAAATGGGTAAGGCAAGTACCCGGCTATAGTCAGATGGCACACCCAACTGTAAGACAGTGAATATGTAAATGGAAAATcagaatggatgaatgaatagCACATAAGAAACCACAAAAGATTACATTTTTGTTTACGAAAAAGACCGGAATGACCACAAACCAAAACTGTGCTAACATAATCATCTCAGTGTACACAACAAAAAGGTTCCGTATCCCTTTTGTAGGACTTTCCTCTGGAACCACTCCGAACTCTAGcatatttcgaaagaaataataaaacatgaaaaagtgGCATTAGCATTTCAGAAAGCAAGAACCATGACAATATATTTCACCGTGGAGATATTTTCTTGAGACTAAGTAGcttctcaatttcttttgctgaatttttcattgcaaAAGGACCTACCACTAGCAGATACTACGATAAGCATGCTAGGacatggaaaaaagaatgttacGAGCATGTCAGAAAGCTGTAACTAAATATAATCGTATAGTTCACTGTTTATTAAGAGGTGAGTTCTCCAGTTGTTCTGTACTATTTTTAATGCAGTCCTAGGTACTTCTAATAACATATATAAGCATAAACAAGTCTTTACAGCATATCAAAACCAAGATAATATGCTTCACTGCAAAatattaaaagcatcatccaCCGAATCTGGAgtgcggatttccggtggagaattcgtatacggatcgtagattactgagagaagggtgattccatccatttcttcctaattgccgtaaaaaaacggccggaaagatacggcttcgagcgttccggcgcagtattttccacaaggagtccgattggagcgcgccagccttatgcacgcgcgcatcttcagggccgttttttacgacaattaggaaggaatggacgaaATCtccccctctccacaatctattatcccgtgtacaaatactccacctgaaatccgcactacctcagattcatgcTTGCCTTTAAGTGGGTTGTCCAATTCTTTTGAACTATAATACTTCCAATTGGGTGATGTCCAGTCACTTCTAGATACTTCAAAAAGGACACCCCGAAACCAAAAGAGGAGTTCTACCAGCATATCGGAAACCATGATAATATACTCCACTGTATAACGTTAAGAATTAACCAGCTCTTTTATTGGTATTTGAATTGGAAAATGCCTTATCACAcctaaatatttctaaaagcGTTCTTCAAAACCAGAAGAGGAGTTCCATCTGTATATCAGAAAGCAGTAACCACGATGATATACTTTTAGGTACTTCTAGACACTTTTTAAAGCACTATCTCAGATTCATGCTgtatggtatgctgcctttaagtgggtTGTCCAATTCTTTTGAACTATGATACTAAGACATGGAAAAAAGAGTGTTTTCAAGATATCAGAAAGCTGGTATATTTCACTGCTCAGGATTAGGTAGATTCCTTCATCTTTGGCTGGACATTCCTTTCGAAGATTCAGTAACACTTCTAGATACTTTGAAAGGATACTCTAAATGATGGTGCCAGCGTATGAGGAGGCTGGCGAACATTCTTTTGTTTATAAGAGAAGTGAGAACGATGATCAGACTTCAATTCTTTTATAGCATTatagcattattattattcatttttgctACACAGTGTTAAGTTATTTTTGGTTGGACTTTTTACTAGAAAAAGATTCACAACTGTTTGATACCTTAATATGCACCCTTTATCATTATAAAAATTAGAGGGACGATCGAATACAGCAGCTGTTAATGCATGACAAATTCCCTCTGCTGGATTGAGCACCTTATCTGATTCTTTTGTTGAACTTTACGTTGGAAAAAACCTTATTGCTCTTAAATACGTTTGGAAATACACTCTGACATGAGGAGTGGTACCAGCGTATGAGAAGCTGTGGAACAGATTTTCTCACAGGGAAATAATGAAAGTAATGAACGCAAGCTGTGATCGTATGACATATTTTCCTTTGTGGTATTAAATAGGTTCCTCAACTCTTTCGTTTACCTTTTTTAAACTAGCACTTCGAGAAGTATTGCTTGGCATGAGGAAAATGAATCGGATGATCAAATACCGAAGCTCTGATGCcatcaaattaattaactCTACTGCACTAAATTAGTTCTCCCTTTTCAAATGCAATTCTCATTGGAAAAAGGGCTACTACTCTTATATACCTCGAGAGGCATACTTAATCCGAAGAAAAGTGAGAGATGAAGTTGCTGACCTGCACTTGCTCTTCGTATGTTTCTAAACTTggccagagaaaaaaaaaacgtagctTATTCCTGCTCATTTGTACACGTTTCCAAAACTTAGTCATTTCTGGAGACTTTTGACACTGCCAGGCATCTGTTTCAAGTGAAATTGTCGGCGTTCTTTTCGAACCAGTAGAGGTGTCAATGAACTATTTTGATGTCTTTCCGCCTTTCTCTTTGTTGCTTGGCAGATTGCTCACATTCAGCTTACATACGCGTTGTTCTGGAACGTTaacaaaaattctttaatTCTATAGGCTTAGAGATTTGCGAAAGTGCGGTGCATCAATGGGAACAATTGTCCAAGCGAAATGAGTACATTGGAAATTCTGAGAGGCCGATGTCAGCCGGACGAACAgagtgatatatatatatatatatatatatatatatatatatcaaattTCCTTTAAGTCGTAAATTTTTAGCTTTGTTTCTACGCTGCTGTGCATTTCATACTTCCATAATCATACGTACTGTCGtatcaaaacggcatgaagccgGAGTATTTGCACGAGTGGTTGCACTGGAGAAACGCGATTCTTGAGCGTTCGCAGATAGCATGCGAGCGGTTTTTCCCAATTAACGTCACATGAGTCGATATTggccgcaatttttttttggttattttcattcttttagctttttcttctgggtttttcgtcttttgtttattctttcgatttttgttatgtttgctctatttgcttttgttatatAGATCTATATTGAATCTGTACTGTTCTTAAGCTATTGTATTGCTTCCGTTcaagtatttattttcatgttaagattcttttttgtttgtaaaggAGGGAGAGCAggcgaagaaacaaagaagaatattatcataaaaataaattcaattttgaagcagatttcaaaagcaaaacatgaacaaaagcaATGAGCAGTAAGAAAAATACAGATACGATGTATGTAGATATCTATagcaaaagcaaatacaggaaagataacaagaaaaacaaacacaaaagacgaaaaaaaatcagaaagaaaagcaaaaagattGGAAACAACCTAAAAATTAAGGCCAGTATCGATCTAGATGACCTCACTTGGCAAAGTTTGGTAAATTGCTAAGCGGTCAAAAACCGCGTTGCTCCAGCGCAACCACTTGTGCAACTACACCgcgcttcacgtcgttttgaaccgactatattATACTGTTTTGAACCAACTATATGTTGGAATCTGCTGTAGAAAGGGAGCTTAGGGAAAGCACCTGAAACCATACAAGTAgcaagtttttattttccaatttttaataataatcttCTTCCTCGTATGAAGTTATGCTTTAAGGATACCCTGCTTTCGTTATTCATTGATGAATTGGTATCAAAAACGAACCTGCTTGTTCATCTTCTGCAGCAACACTGAAGAAGCTAACGAGtaccttcaaaaaaatgaactgatGGCCTTTGGTAAATGTTAACTGttaattagttattattattattattattattattattaattagtttattgttaattttgttaatttaacaaaaattaacattGTGTAAGCATCCTTCCTTATTTGAAGCATCTTGTAATTGACAAGAActagaaaatgcaaaaaaaaattgtctctaCTTATGCTTGATGCAAATTATCAGGTGCGGGCACTGTCCATTTTTACACTGCTGTTCAATGTGGCCATACTGTATGCAAACTGATGCAAACTCTTCAATACACAGTTGGGAATGATTACTTTGCATTGTcatcaaagaaatgaagaaagagaatAATTTTCCAATTATATCATCtaggaagaataaataaataataataataatgaaacttTAAATGTATTACATACCTAAAAAGGAGgtaagaaatttgaaacccTTTGATAGCGAAGCAGATTAGAGGCACCCAATAAGTCAAAAACATTGATAACCAGAAATATGTAAAGTCTCCCATCCTTCCTAGGAACTCCTgaattccttgttttcttGAGGATGAGTGTTTAAAAGAGCGATATGTCATAATACATACCAGTGCAACGGTCGCTCCGCTCTCCTATCCAATCGATAgcaatgtttttcaaaaatgcagAGAAGCAGCTctgctttaaaaaagaacaccTAAAAACTATGTCCCAAAAGGGTCTTCCCATATACTATCTTGGAAAGTTTCTTGGCAGATGCAAAGTTATCATCAAcgtatgtgaaaaaaaacaatagcttTTTACCGTCTACTTAACAAAAGTAGTTCAACATAAATAGTGTCAGTGATTAACTAAACGGTCTTTCTGCGACATATCTATATCCGCCATCAAATATCCCTGCACTTTTTGTCACCTTCCGCAAATAGTAAGTGACAGATAAGCGCAAAGAACTGATGAAATCGATCATGGCTGAAAAATATCGTCGCACTGGGCATATATGTGATCTTACCTCTAAGAGTCAACTTCCGTCCAATTCTACACgatacaaaaagagaaaacgaatCATTGCCTAAAGTCATATTCCACACCTTCCTCACTTATCTCGCATTCTCACCATCGCACATTGCAGTACTGTTCACCATTTCGCTCCGTCCTCACGTTCAACTGTCTCGCAAATTTTATCGCACAATACAGTTCGAAGTTGCTGTGCTGACTACGATTACTACGATGACCACGAGCGGCACCTTGGCGAACTTTCCATTACATTCATTCAACCACCCAAGTATAACAGTCTGTTGCAATTCGAATATCGGTGGGAATACGCACATTCAGAAAGGCGCAGTCTTCTGCTCTATATAACAGGAGGAATGAGTGACAGAAACGAGCCAAAAAATGATGATGGAGTTGGTGGTTTGCTGAGTTGAATGGCTGGAACATGTCTCAAAACATGGACCATTAGAAACTCTTCGAGTGAGTTGTTCTCGTCAATTTCTGAAGCTACGATTTAAGTGGAGTTATCGTACCATACCAGGCGTTCTTCACATATTAGGAGCAGTTTCTTTGCAGCTGCAGCCGAACATTTTCAATAGATATTAATTTGCCGATTTACATGAATGGCTGCAGAAAGACTAATAATCATCTACTTGCCTATTTCCTTACTGTTACTTTATTTGTCCCAAATGATTTCGAATGATAACCAACAAAGTATTCATTATTCCACCGTGCAAGACAAAGTGGTTAGTCAACAAAGACTATCGTTGCTTGCTGCAAATCGCGCAACACAGTTTGATTTTTGAAGATAGGTTAGATCAGAACACAACGgatgcaataaaataaatagtataataaacagtaacataaaaaaaaactgtcgcaTAATCGATCCTTGCAAATCCTACCTATCAGTGTAATGCACTAACACCTGCTCTGTTACTGCAGATAACTATTAGCATATGTAAATGCCACCTATATAGAGTAATTCTTAACGTCCGGTTTTTGTGTACGTTCGTTTTTTCCTGAAACGACACTAAAACGACTGCGATTTGGCTTCTATTTTGTTCACTTACAATGTTACAACAAAATGAATTGAGTGATATGATATTTTGACACAGAGTATGTGACCAGAAGGCAGAAGAGGTATTTTCTGGTTCTGCTTTTATATCATCTTAGCTACCGTATCTCAATACAAAAATATGAGGATGAACTACATTACAAGGTTAAGATTATGTAGGACTTCTCCATACTGTGAATTTACACAGTTCCTTCAGTTTtcagtgtttctttttcacccGAGCAGAtatcttgaaatttctttatttcatataAGTCAGACAATGAATATACAAGAAATTGGAACCTAGCCTGAATTAGAACATAGTTGACGATGAGACTAAAAATTTGCAGTATTCGGAAACTTTCTCATTGTTAAACTTTGACAAATAACTTTAGATAGCGCTTAAGGAACGTAGAGCACCAAACACTATACAGACGTAAGTaacacgaaaatgaaaatgaatggcGTATTTATTGTACTAGGttgatgcaaaaataatgcgcgtttttcgttgccttatcttaacgacaatttttttttccggttaCACCATCTTTAATATTAGGAGCGATATAGCGTTTTCTAGCGCATTTTATTGTAGTTATTAGTGCTGAAGTGACTTTGTACGAGAATCACTATTTGCTCAGTAGACTAGACCTAgacttaaaaaataatatgtcCATGCAAGATTTTCATCAAATCTACCTCTACTTAATAATCTAGAGTTCAAGCTGTGCAGTTCTGCAGCGAAGACAGCTCGGAATATCAACGCAGTTTGGGGTGAGGGAAGCACCATGAAATCCACGGTACTGCGTTGGTTCCAAAGGTTTCATTGTGGCAATGTGAGCCTCAACGGTAAGGAAAGTTGCAGCCGTCTTTTGGAAGTTGACGACCACCTGCTGAAGGAAATAATCGAAGATGATCCGCTTAAAACAACACGAAAGGTTGTCCAATGGCTAGTCGTTGACCATTCATCAGTCGTCTCAGTCATTTCagtcatttggaaaaaattgggaaagatgaaaaagttgGCAATTCCGTGCCGCATGACCTGAGCGAGTCCCAAACAAAGCGCTGTTTTGGGACGATCCATTTATCGATCGTATTGTTACGTGCTTATCCTTTACGACAACGATCTACTCAATGGGCGAACAAGGATGCACGCGCTCCCAAGCACTTCTCGAGGCCGAAAATGCACCTGAAGAAGACCATGGTGACTGTGTGATAGTGTGCTACAGGTGTAATCCACTGCAGCTTCATAAAACGAGACCATCACCGCAGAGAACTGCAAAGAACTGAATTGAATCGGTGAATTAAATACACCGGCAACCCCAACTTTTTCGCCCGCGttagtgaacagaaaggaaCCGATTCTCGTACACGACAATGCCAGGTCACACAGAAAGGTGACGCTACGGTAAAGTTGAACGAGTTTGGCTACAAAACTGTTTCATCCACCATATTCGGCAGAACTTACGCGAAccgactatcact
This window of the Necator americanus strain Aroian chromosome III, whole genome shotgun sequence genome carries:
- a CDS encoding hypothetical protein (NECATOR_CHRIII.G11069.T1) produces the protein MLRRGDRRLLQDSKVIPTDHVAAQHHLLAMDLKTSRPRKRHPRTETQRIKWWNLKDGKEVFFASVAPSTLPHPTRSVEEMWSSTSSVIRLTAENTLGKTTLGKPKVQKATWFWNEEVQAAICEKKSKYKLWWRTCQPEDRGAYLAAKREAKKTVSKAKSDRYKAVYDMLDTREGVRAVYRLVRARHRSTLDMERSKIVKGAGGAVLRRSGQILERWREYYNHLCNEEFCHPPIPTVPSVEGPVLPITAVEVSAALAKMKSNKAAGPDDIPADVWKLLGDRGSVWLTTLFNKIVAEGRTPDVWQTSVTVLVWKGKADIANCTSYTPIRLLCHTMKVFERVLEARLKKIVSVSLNQYGFVKDCSTADAIHTVRILLEKHREKNRSVHLAFLYLEKAFDRVPHELLWMSMRSHRVPEEYVRWTKLLYAKPTSVVRCAAGTSRPFPVQVGGFTPLTLAVHTVYGHDNEGNPEAAPVDSTLCR
- a CDS encoding hypothetical protein (NECATOR_CHRIII.G11070.T1), whose product is MAVKVDTGKVELRVVSAYAPQAGCSEEEKASFWEDLEQYVQSLESEEILLIEGDFNGHVGSRKDGFESCHGGYGYGARNDDGLRILEYAVASDLIIANTQYRKKNRI